The sequence AGGCCAGCACCATCAGCGCGAGATAATCTTCCGGGCCGAAGGAGATGGCGAGATCGACCACGGTCGGCGCCACCAGCGCCAGCCCGATGGTGGCGATGGTGCCGGCGACGAAGGAGCCGATGGCGGCGGTGGCGAGCGCCGGCCCGCCGCGCCCGGCGCGGGCCATCTTGTTGCCTTCCAGCGCGGTGACGATGGAGGAGCTTTCGCCCGGCGTGTTCAGCAGGATGGAGGCGGTGGAGCCGCCATACATGCCGCCATAATAGATGCCGGCAAACATGATGAGCGAGCCGGCCGGGTCGAGCTTGAAGGTGATCGGCAGCAGCAGCGCGACGGTGAGCGCCGGGCCGATGCCCGGCAGCACCCCGACCGCCGTGCCGAGCATGACGCCGACAAAGGCGAAGACGAGGTTCATCGGCTGCAGGGCAACCATCAGGCCCTGGCTGAGGGCGGCAAACGTGTCCATCGCAGGGCCCTCAGATCAGCCGTTCGAGCGGGCCGGCCGGCAGGGCCAGTTCCAGCCCCTTGGCAAACACCACATAGATGAGGAAGCACATCGCCGCCCCGGCGAGGAAGTGCGCCCACACCGGACCCTTGCCGAAGCCCCGCGCGGTGGCGGCGAACAGCCAGCCGGTGGCGATGGCGAAGCCGGCGCCGAAGGCGAGCAGCACGATCTGACCGATCAGCCCGGCCAGCACCCAGGCCATCGGCCCGATCTCGTCGCGTGGGCGGTCCTGCGCGCCCTCGCGCACGGCTTCGACCGCATTGGCCAGCGCCAGCACAGCGAGGCCGGCTGCGATGAGGGCGGGGAACACTTCCGGCCCCACGGCCGAATAGGTGTTGATCCCGGAAAGCCGCCAGGCATCCCAGCCGACCACGAGGGACAGGAGGGCGAGGGCGAAAGCGATGACGAAGCGGGCCTTGTCGGGCCCGGCGGCAGGGGCGGGGCGGGGATCGCTCATCGGCGGGGCTCCGGGGTGGGGCGAAACGAAAGACTCCCCCGCAGCGCGCCGCGGGGGAGTGGAGGAAAGTCGGAGCGGCGCGCCTTACTGGGCGAGGCCGATATCCTTCAGGATGGTCTGTGTGGCGGCGATGTCCTTGGCGAGCTGCGCGTCGAAGGCTTCGCCCGAGAGATAGGTGTTAGCCCAGCCCTTCTGCGCCAGCATCTCGGTCCACGCCTTGGACTTCACCATCTTGTCGATGGTCTGGGTCAGTTCCTGCTTCTGTTCCGCCGTGATGCCGGGGGCGGCGGCGATCATGCGCCAGTTCTGGATTTCCACGTCGACGCCGGATTCCTTGAAGGTCGGCACGTCGGGGGCGTCGGGAAGGCGCTCGGGGCTCGACACGCCGAGGATGCG is a genomic window of Ancylobacter sp. IITR112 containing:
- a CDS encoding tripartite tricarboxylate transporter TctB family protein, with the translated sequence MSDPRPAPAAGPDKARFVIAFALALLSLVVGWDAWRLSGINTYSAVGPEVFPALIAAGLAVLALANAVEAVREGAQDRPRDEIGPMAWVLAGLIGQIVLLAFGAGFAIATGWLFAATARGFGKGPVWAHFLAGAAMCFLIYVVFAKGLELALPAGPLERLI